In one Siniperca chuatsi isolate FFG_IHB_CAS linkage group LG14, ASM2008510v1, whole genome shotgun sequence genomic region, the following are encoded:
- the jakmip2 gene encoding janus kinase and microtubule-interacting protein 2 isoform X1, which produces MAKKGRTKGEKPEALVSALQAANEDLRSKLTDIQIELHQEKCKVSKLERDKLQEVKRVREQEQHRHTAMLTEQRAKWHEEKQKELQALRENLTRQHEQELARHAKIKDQENQRLKAALSAMRDGSGEKVRTALTLEAKEDARRFFDQERVKLLQEIAELKSSKKQTDEALSNMIQADKMKAGDLRVEHQQHQEQISKIKWDCERDIRRLVDEIKSKDRTIFALEKELESTVGFLQKLQLQKDALDEQLFLVKEAECGLGSPKREIPGRAGDGAEHCGSPDLRRNQRRIAELNSTIRKLEDRNSLLVDERNELLKRVRESEKQCKPLLDRNKLLSKRNDDLTQTIQKLEDKLRSLAKENLEMKEKMSSHPPLKKLKSLNDLDQAHDDQEIAFLKLQVLEQQSMIDELTRDREKLLRKKRHKRSSRPIKRHIVVDTFFGYDEESMDSETSSVASFRMDRTPATPDEDLDEGISNEEAELRFRQLTREYQALQRAYALLQEQKGGILDAEMEARAQEQLQADVLRYKAKIEDLEKELNLKGQDSKWVEEKQLFLRRNQELLDKVEKLDSECSRLQQELQDSKDQNELLEFRILELEERERRSPPFNHLRMHPFSEGVSALQIYCMKEGVKDVCIPDLIKLLDILGDNGNLRNEEQVAIIQASTVLSLAEKWIQQIEGTEAALHQKMVDLEIEMEMFCKQKGYLEEELDYRKQALDQAYMQIQELEATLYNALQQDKVIKYGEPLDELQKDELRTAVEKLRRQMLRKSREYDCQILQERMELLHQAHQRIRDLEDKTEIQRRQIKDLEEKVVCQLGDLVCDCSVIYFLGKWGTMCVAVAASVITSVTAV; this is translated from the exons ATGGCCAAGAAAGGGCGTACGAAGGGCGAGAAGCCCGAAGCGCTCGTCTCTGCCCTACAGGCAGCCAATGAAGATCTCAGGTCCAAGCTGACTGACATTCAGATAGAGCTACACCAAGAAAAATGCAAG GTGAGCAAACTGGAGCGTGACAAGCTGCAGGAGGTGAAGCGGGTGCGAGAGCAGGAGCAGCACCGTCACACTGCCATGTTAACAGAACAGCGGGCCAAGTGGCACGAGGAAAAGCAAAAGGAGCTCCAGGCTCTCAGGGAAAACCTGACACGGCAGCATGAGCAGGAGCTGGCCCGCCACGCCAAAATCAAAGACCAGGAAAACCAGAGGCTCAAAGCCGCACTGAGCGCCATGCGCGATGGAAGCGGAGAGAAG GTGCGCACAGCACTGACCCTGGAAGCCAAGGAGGATGCACGTCGCTTCTTTGACCAGGAGAGAGTGAAGCTCCTGCAGGAGATAGCGGAGCTGAAATCTTCTAAGAAGCAGACCGATGAGGCTCTCAGCAACATGATCCAGGCCGACAAGATGAAGGCTGGCGACCTGCGGGTGGAACACCAGCAGCACCAGGAGCAGATCTCCAAGATCAAGTGGGACTGTGAGAGAGACATCCGCAGACTG GTGGATGAAATTAAATCTAAAGACCGCACCATCTTTGCTCTGGAGAAGGAATTGGAGTCAACAGTGGGCTTCTTGCAGAAGCTGCAGCTTCAGAAGGACGCCCTGGATGAACAGCTTTTTCTCGTCAAGGAGGCTGAGTGCGGCTTGGGAAGCCCGAAACGAGAGATTCCAGGCAGAGCTGGAGATGGAGCTGAGCACTGCGGCAGCCCA gacCTGAGGAGAAACCAGAGGCGCATTGCTGAACTCAACTCGACTATACGCAAATTAGAGGACCGCAACTCACTGCTGGTCGATGAGAGGAATGAACTG CTGAAGCGAGTTCGAGAGTCGGAGAAGCAGTGTAAGCCCCTGCTGGACAGGAACAAGCTGCTGAGTAAGAGGAATGATGATTTGACTCAGACTATCCAGAAGCTGGAGGATAAACTCAGGAGCCTGGCCAAAGAGAACCTTGAGATG aaGGAGAAGATGAGCTCCCATCCTCCACTGAAGAAGCTGAAATCTCTGAATGACCTGGACCAAGCCCATGATGACCAGGAAATAGCCTTTCTCAAGCTTCAAGTCCTGGAGCAACAAAGCATGATTGACGAACTGACAaga gaCAGAGAAAAACTACTACGAAAGAAAAGGCATAAAAGAAGTTCGAGGCCAATAAAG AGGCACATCGTAGTGGACACCTTCTTTGGGTATGATGAAGAGTCTATGGACTCGGAGACGTCCTCAGTGGCTTCGTTCCGGATGGACAGAACTCCTGCTACTCCTGATGAAGACCTGGATGAG GGTATTTCCAACGAGGAGGCGGAGCTGCGTTTCCGTCAGCTGACCAGGGAGTATCAGGCCTTACAGCGAGCCTATGCCCTGCTGCAGGAACAGAAAGGAGGCATTCTGGATGCTGAGATGGAAGCAAGG GCTCAGGAACAGCTCCAAGCAGACGTTCTCAGGTATAAAGCCAAAATAGAGGACTTGGAGAAGGAACTGAACCTGAAGGGACAG GACTCCAAATGGGTGGAGGAGAAGCAGCTCTTCTTACGAAGGAATCAGGAGCTATTGGATAAG GTGGAAAAGTTGGACTCAGAGTGCAGTCGACTGCAGCAGGAGCTACAAGACTCCAAAGACCAGAATGAACTGTTAGAGTTTAGGATATTGGAGCTAGAG GAGCGAGAGAGGAGGTCACCTCCATTCAACCACCTGAGAATGCATCCCTTCTCTGAGGGAGTCAGTGCACTGCAGATTTACTGTATGAAGGAGGGGGTCAAG GACGTGTGCATACCAGATCTCATAAAACTTCTAGATATCCTGGGAGACAACGGG AACTTAAGAAATGAGGAGCAAGTGGCCATTATCCAGGCTAGCACTGTTTTGTCACTAGCAGAAAAA TGGATTCAACAGATTGAGGGGACGGAGGCAGCGCTGCACCAGAAGATGGTGGACCTGGAGATAGAGATG GAGATGTTCTGTAAACAGAAAGGATATCTAGAAGAGGAGCTGGACTACAGAAAACAGGCCCTAGACCAGGCCTACAtg CAAATCCAGGAGTTGGAAGCAACGTTATACAACGCCCTGCAGCAGGACAAG GTGATAAAGTATGGCGAGCCTCTGGATGAGCTTCAGAAGGACGAGCTGCGGACGGCGgtggagaagctgaggaggcaGATGCTGAGGAAGAGTCGAGAGTACGACTGCCAGATCCTCCAGGAGAGGATGGAACTCCTGCACCAGGCGCACCAG AGAATTCGTGACCTTGAAGACAAGACAGAAATCCAGCGGAGGCAGATTAAAGACCTGGAGGAAAAG GTGGTGTGTCAGCTTGGAGATCTTGTTTGTGACTgcagtgttatttattttctggGCAAGTGGGGAACAATGTGCGTAGCAGTGGCTGCTAGTGTCATTACATCAGTGACTGCTGTATAG
- the jakmip2 gene encoding janus kinase and microtubule-interacting protein 2 isoform X2 — MAKKGRTKGEKPEALVSALQAANEDLRSKLTDIQIELHQEKCKVSKLERDKLQEVKRVREQEQHRHTAMLTEQRAKWHEEKQKELQALRENLTRQHEQELARHAKIKDQENQRLKAALSAMRDGSGEKVRTALTLEAKEDARRFFDQERVKLLQEIAELKSSKKQTDEALSNMIQADKMKAGDLRVEHQQHQEQISKIKWDCERDIRRLVDEIKSKDRTIFALEKELESTVGFLQKLQLQKDALDEQLFLVKEAECGLGSPKREIPGRAGDGAEHCGSPDLRRNQRRIAELNSTIRKLEDRNSLLVDERNELLKRVRESEKQCKPLLDRNKLLSKRNDDLTQTIQKLEDKLRSLAKENLEMKEKMSSHPPLKKLKSLNDLDQAHDDQEIAFLKLQVLEQQSMIDELTRDREKLLRKKRHKRSSRPIKRHIVVDTFFGYDEESMDSETSSVASFRMDRTPATPDEDLDEGISNEEAELRFRQLTREYQALQRAYALLQEQKGGILDAEMEARAQEQLQADVLRYKAKIEDLEKELNLKGQDSKWVEEKQLFLRRNQELLDKVEKLDSECSRLQQELQDSKDQNELLEFRILELEERERRSPPFNHLRMHPFSEGVSALQIYCMKEGVKDVCIPDLIKLLDILGDNGNLRNEEQVAIIQASTVLSLAEKWIQQIEGTEAALHQKMVDLEIEMEMFCKQKGYLEEELDYRKQALDQAYMQIQELEATLYNALQQDKVIKYGEPLDELQKDELRTAVEKLRRQMLRKSREYDCQILQERMELLHQAHQRIRDLEDKTEIQRRQIKDLEEKFLFLFLFFSLAFILWP; from the exons ATGGCCAAGAAAGGGCGTACGAAGGGCGAGAAGCCCGAAGCGCTCGTCTCTGCCCTACAGGCAGCCAATGAAGATCTCAGGTCCAAGCTGACTGACATTCAGATAGAGCTACACCAAGAAAAATGCAAG GTGAGCAAACTGGAGCGTGACAAGCTGCAGGAGGTGAAGCGGGTGCGAGAGCAGGAGCAGCACCGTCACACTGCCATGTTAACAGAACAGCGGGCCAAGTGGCACGAGGAAAAGCAAAAGGAGCTCCAGGCTCTCAGGGAAAACCTGACACGGCAGCATGAGCAGGAGCTGGCCCGCCACGCCAAAATCAAAGACCAGGAAAACCAGAGGCTCAAAGCCGCACTGAGCGCCATGCGCGATGGAAGCGGAGAGAAG GTGCGCACAGCACTGACCCTGGAAGCCAAGGAGGATGCACGTCGCTTCTTTGACCAGGAGAGAGTGAAGCTCCTGCAGGAGATAGCGGAGCTGAAATCTTCTAAGAAGCAGACCGATGAGGCTCTCAGCAACATGATCCAGGCCGACAAGATGAAGGCTGGCGACCTGCGGGTGGAACACCAGCAGCACCAGGAGCAGATCTCCAAGATCAAGTGGGACTGTGAGAGAGACATCCGCAGACTG GTGGATGAAATTAAATCTAAAGACCGCACCATCTTTGCTCTGGAGAAGGAATTGGAGTCAACAGTGGGCTTCTTGCAGAAGCTGCAGCTTCAGAAGGACGCCCTGGATGAACAGCTTTTTCTCGTCAAGGAGGCTGAGTGCGGCTTGGGAAGCCCGAAACGAGAGATTCCAGGCAGAGCTGGAGATGGAGCTGAGCACTGCGGCAGCCCA gacCTGAGGAGAAACCAGAGGCGCATTGCTGAACTCAACTCGACTATACGCAAATTAGAGGACCGCAACTCACTGCTGGTCGATGAGAGGAATGAACTG CTGAAGCGAGTTCGAGAGTCGGAGAAGCAGTGTAAGCCCCTGCTGGACAGGAACAAGCTGCTGAGTAAGAGGAATGATGATTTGACTCAGACTATCCAGAAGCTGGAGGATAAACTCAGGAGCCTGGCCAAAGAGAACCTTGAGATG aaGGAGAAGATGAGCTCCCATCCTCCACTGAAGAAGCTGAAATCTCTGAATGACCTGGACCAAGCCCATGATGACCAGGAAATAGCCTTTCTCAAGCTTCAAGTCCTGGAGCAACAAAGCATGATTGACGAACTGACAaga gaCAGAGAAAAACTACTACGAAAGAAAAGGCATAAAAGAAGTTCGAGGCCAATAAAG AGGCACATCGTAGTGGACACCTTCTTTGGGTATGATGAAGAGTCTATGGACTCGGAGACGTCCTCAGTGGCTTCGTTCCGGATGGACAGAACTCCTGCTACTCCTGATGAAGACCTGGATGAG GGTATTTCCAACGAGGAGGCGGAGCTGCGTTTCCGTCAGCTGACCAGGGAGTATCAGGCCTTACAGCGAGCCTATGCCCTGCTGCAGGAACAGAAAGGAGGCATTCTGGATGCTGAGATGGAAGCAAGG GCTCAGGAACAGCTCCAAGCAGACGTTCTCAGGTATAAAGCCAAAATAGAGGACTTGGAGAAGGAACTGAACCTGAAGGGACAG GACTCCAAATGGGTGGAGGAGAAGCAGCTCTTCTTACGAAGGAATCAGGAGCTATTGGATAAG GTGGAAAAGTTGGACTCAGAGTGCAGTCGACTGCAGCAGGAGCTACAAGACTCCAAAGACCAGAATGAACTGTTAGAGTTTAGGATATTGGAGCTAGAG GAGCGAGAGAGGAGGTCACCTCCATTCAACCACCTGAGAATGCATCCCTTCTCTGAGGGAGTCAGTGCACTGCAGATTTACTGTATGAAGGAGGGGGTCAAG GACGTGTGCATACCAGATCTCATAAAACTTCTAGATATCCTGGGAGACAACGGG AACTTAAGAAATGAGGAGCAAGTGGCCATTATCCAGGCTAGCACTGTTTTGTCACTAGCAGAAAAA TGGATTCAACAGATTGAGGGGACGGAGGCAGCGCTGCACCAGAAGATGGTGGACCTGGAGATAGAGATG GAGATGTTCTGTAAACAGAAAGGATATCTAGAAGAGGAGCTGGACTACAGAAAACAGGCCCTAGACCAGGCCTACAtg CAAATCCAGGAGTTGGAAGCAACGTTATACAACGCCCTGCAGCAGGACAAG GTGATAAAGTATGGCGAGCCTCTGGATGAGCTTCAGAAGGACGAGCTGCGGACGGCGgtggagaagctgaggaggcaGATGCTGAGGAAGAGTCGAGAGTACGACTGCCAGATCCTCCAGGAGAGGATGGAACTCCTGCACCAGGCGCACCAG AGAATTCGTGACCTTGAAGACAAGACAGAAATCCAGCGGAGGCAGATTAAAGACCTGGAGGAAAAG tTCTTGTTTCTGTTCTTGTTCTTTTCTCTTGCCTTTATCCTTTGGCCTTGA